In Salmo salar chromosome ssa03, Ssal_v3.1, whole genome shotgun sequence, a single genomic region encodes these proteins:
- the LOC106600398 gene encoding zinc finger protein 34: MSNTVSFSTQIGAIMDVLAKAAVAEITKFVDEGTVVLRLEMCRKENEIEGLKNSLQLMERELRKAQREAAARGTNDRQHAEGIQLGSGTSQKGNEEDQKSQATPVEDPEKFNELQSSGHLVEARGGLELLVKAEQVEKHVAQGTVQDPGITGSLDFRMDERDSQLWFSVTQGLSGNDSTHPDGSYTTERCLQMFSSQADQYPAPIPSHPASCNSLSSAEKPLSDIFSTIPVKVEPEWHPLYHGDAMSESFQADMGQYRDTLHPVVMEGLILQPRLQQPGPSSQGLMRATENTSESNSHSNEHILNKNRLKTKRMVNVWRAVPNQKVFICSLCGKSFHRHCQLEAHQHSHAGVKPYRCLECGKSFTQKTRLKSHQSVHTGERPFSCRLCGKMFARQDNCQRHERFHSGQKPFSCVQCGKSFTVLGNLKIHQKHQCKFANVRM; the protein is encoded by the exons TAGACGAGGGTACTGTCGTGCTACGGCTGGAAATGTGTCGGAAAGAAAATGAGATAGAAGGCCTTAAAAATAGTTTACAGCTGATGGAAAGAGAACTGAGGAAAGCTCAAAGGGAAGCAGCAGCACGAGGGACAAATGACAGGCAACATGCTGAGGGAATTCAGCTTGGGAGTGGGACCTCACAAAAAG GTAATGAAGAGGACCAGAAATCCCAAGCCACGCCTGTAGAGGACCCGGAGAAGTTCAATGAGCTGCAGAGCTCAGGACACCTTGTGGAGGCGAGGGGTGGACTGGAGTTGCTGGTGAAAGCAGAGCAGGTGGAAAAACATGTAGCCCAGGGAACTGTACAGGACCCAGGAATCACAGGCAGTTTGGACTTTAGAATGGATGAGAGAGATAGTCAGCTGTGGTTCTCTGTTACACAAGGACTAAGTGGGAATGATTCCACTCACCCAGATGGGTCTTACACTACAGAGAGATGCTTACAGATGTTTTCCTCTCAGGCAGATCAATATCCTGCTCCCATCCCGTCCCATCCTGCTTCCTGCAACTCTTTGTCTTCTGCAGAGAAACCACTTAGTGACATTTTCAGCACTATCCCAGTGAAAGTGGAGCCCGAGTGGCATCCTCTTTATCATGGCGATGCCATGTCTGAGTCCTTTCAAGCTGACATGGGGCAGTACAGAGATACTCTGCACCCTGTTGTGATGGAGGGCTTGATTTTACAGCCTAGACTGCAGCAGCCAGGACCTTCTTCACAGGGGCTCATGAGAGCAACTGAGAACACATCTGAGTCAAACTCACACAGCAATGAGCATATTCTTAATAAGAACAGATTGAAAACAAAAAGAATGGTCAATGTTTGGAGAGCTGTACCAAACCAAAAAGTGTTCATATGCTCATTGTGTGGAAAGAGCTTCCACCGCCATTGTCAACTTGAAGCACACCAGCACTCTCATGCTGGAGTCAAACCATACAGATGTCTTGAGTGTGGGAAAAGTTTTACGCAGAAAACCAGACTTAAGTCCCATCAGAGTGTTCACACGGGTGAGAGACCTTTCAGTTGCAGACTCTGTGGCAAGATGTTTGCAAGGCAGGACAACTGCCAAAGACATGAGCGATTTCACAGTGGACAAAAGCCATTTAGTTGTGTGCAGTGTGGTAAAAGTTTCACGGTTCTCGGTAACCTCAAAATACATCAAAAACATCAATGTAAGTTTGCCAATGTCAGAATGTAA